From the Triticum urartu cultivar G1812 chromosome 4, Tu2.1, whole genome shotgun sequence genome, the window tctattattcgagatgatgtattcgagattatatctattattcgagacgatgtattcgagattatatctattattcgagattatactaaattgttttatatttcttttggcatagttaaataaaagctatggcggacaataccgacagagagagagaacagaccatgctcgatatcatacgcgggccagatgatgatcagaatgaagaagattttgacggctccgaatttgtaaacaacaccggagagggtgatatgatattccaTCGCGACGACCaagaagatgaagtcatgaactacgacgaagaacatgttgatcctgaaacaacaaacaccggcgaggtatatatatttatataagcaggaatcNNNNNNNNNNNNNNNNNNNNNNNNNNNNNNNNNNNNNNNNNNNNNNNNNNNNNNNNNNNNNNNNNNNNNNNNNNNNNNNNNNNNNNNNNNNNNNNNNNNNNNNNNNNNNNNNNNNNNNNNNGNNNNNNNNNNNNNNNNNNNNNNNNNNNNNNNNNNNNNNNNNNNNNNNNNNNNNNNNNNNNNNNNNNNNNNNNNNNNNNNNNNNNNNNNNNNNNNNNNNNNNNNNNNNNNNNNNNNNNNNNNNNNNNNNNNNNNNNNNNNNNNNNNNNNNNNNNNNNNNNNNNNNNNNNNNNNNNNNNNNNNNNNNNNNNNNNNNNNNNNNNNNNNNNNNNNNNNNNNNNNNNNNNNNNNNNNNNNNNNNNNNNNNNNNNNNNNNNNNNNNNNNNNNNNNNNNNNNNNNNNNNNNNNNNNNNNNNNNNNNNNNNNNNNNNNNNNNNNNNNNNNNNNNNNNNNNNNNNNNNNNNNNNNNNNNNNNNNNNNNNNNNNNNNNNNNNNNNNNNNNNNNNNNNNNNNNNNNNNNNNNNNNNNNNNNNNNNNNNNNNNNNNNNNNNNNNNNNNNNNNNNNNNNNNNNNNNNNNNNNNNNNNNNNNNNNNNNNNNNNNNNNNNNNNNNNNNNNNNNNNNNNNNNNNNNNNNNNNNNNNNNNNNNNNNNNNNNNNNNNNNNNNNNNNNNNNNNNNNNNNNNNNNNNNNNNNNNNNNNNNNNNNNNNNNNNNNNNNNNNNNNNNNNNNNNNNNNNNNNNNNNNNNNNNNNNNNNNNNNNNNNNNNNNNNNNNNNNNNNNNNNNNNNNNNNNNNNNNNNNNNNNNNNNNNNNNNNNNNNNNNNNNNNNNNNNNNNNNNNNNNNNNNNNNNNNNNNNNNNNNNNNNNNNNNNNNNNNNNNNNNNNNNNNNNNNNNNNNNNNNNNNNNNNNNNNNNNNNNNNNNNNNNNNNNNNNNNNNNNNNNNNNNNNNNNNNNNNNNNNNNNNNNNNNNNNNNNNNNNNNNNNNNNNNNNNNNNNNNNNNNNNNNNNNNNNNNNNNNNNNNNNNNNNNNNNNNNNNNNNNNNNNNNNNNNNNNNNNNNNNNNNNNNNNNNNNNNNNNNNNNNNNNNNNNNNNNNNNNNNNNNNNNNNNNNNNNNNNNNNNtcctagtgattcaagcgctagtttcatcaataccatttagcattcttgcttatcagtttgattgacctctatttcttgtaaagtggttgtggcaggaataagggaatgatttctgtggatactacatctgcgagtccatccgccacacgacctgtgagcggggcagGTACTCTAatgaacaatatgaagtacgtaaataacaacattcacaattttattttattaccatcatttgtgttgagtttcattcattcatatatatatgtattgacccccttctttaaattagatgtttcggaagcgggatgaactcctagcaccagctcgcatgcgagcaattcaagaggaattggcggcattctttcttgaccacgtgatccctgaagacggagaattctatgtggaccctgagtccgtatgattatatttgtaagagataattattgtatatatgtagccggtagtgtcagaaagatatacgagaacttgttgttcgaccaatctctcggagaaagagaggtggtcgatatcacttctctctgtatgcatatatgttcatcacgatcttctgtttccttcgtttgcttactagctagccagcgtgtctagtcctctctatacgtatgtatagtacgtagcgtcgaccaagcacggacataagagaggacacttctctctattaattatagctagctaacacaatatatgaaacacctaaattaaccccccaaaacccccaccccccttcaaaaaaaaacaaaaaccccagccacagaaatgctgacgcgtggatgcctattggtcccggttggtgccaccaatcaggaccaaagggtctcctgactgggctctgcgcactgcccacgtggaggcccatcagtcccggttctggattgaaccgggactaaagggtcggggcattagtaccgacactttagtcccggttcaggaaccgggactaaatgcccttacgaaccgggactataggccctttttctaccagtgctcGATGATCATCATCAAGGCAAAACAGGAGGAGGCCGTCGCTCGACATGACATTCTGTTGCTGTACGAAAACTGCTCTGGTCAGTGTATTAACACTGAGAAATCTGCCATTGTGTTCTCCCCCAACACGGAAGCACAAGCAAAGCAGCAGGTCAAGGGTGAGACTCGGATAGAAAGCGAAGAGTGGATCGATCGATATCTCGGTCTGCCAGTCCATGTGGGGCGATCTCGGAGGCGGACGTTTGCTTATCTGAAACGGAACATGTGTGGACGATTCCACGGCTGGCAGGAAATGCTCCTAGCGAAGAGTGGGAAGGAAACTTTGGTAAAGTCAGTAGCGCAAGCCATCCCGGCCTTTGCGATGTCCTGCTTTGATCTCACCAAAACGTTTTACAAAGAGCTAAATTCGCTGATAGGGAAATTTTGGTGGAGCCACCAGGATAAAGAAAATACCATGCATTGGTTAAGCTGGGAAACGCTGACAAAGCCGAAGGCAATGGGAGGATTGGGTTTTCGGGATATGCATAGCTTTAATATTGCCATGCTATCCAGACAAGGATGGCGACTGCTTCAAAATCCGGACAATATGTGTGCAAGAATCCTAAAAGCTCGCTATTTCCCTCATAGCAATATCCTTGAGGCTATACCAAGGGATGGAATATCATATTCCTGGAGGAGTATACTAACGGGGCTGGAGCTGGTAAAAGAAGGGATCATTTGGAGGATAGGGGACGGGTCAACTGTGAACATTTGGTCCGACCCTTGGATCCCAAGACCGTGGTCTAGACGGGTAATCACTCCGCGAGGAAAAAATATACTTACTCATGTAAGTGATCTGATCGACCCAGTGACTGGTTCATGGGATGAGCAACTTGTCAGGAAGTCCTTTTGGCCGGATGATGCAAGGCATATACTGCAAATTCCACTACGGGAAGGGGTAGACGACTTTGTGGCATGGCATTTTGACAATAAAGGAAACCATTCCGTCAAGAGTGCATATAAGATGTATGTCCATCTAGAGCAGCAGAACCAGCGTGGAGTACCTGGGAGCAGCGACGGGGTAGCCGGCAATCTGGACAGATGTGATGATAAGTCTTGGAAGAGGATTTGGAAGTTGCCCACCCCGCGAAAGATCCAAATGTTCACCTGGCGCATCAGATGAAGATGGAGCTCATCTCTTTATCAAGTGTAAATCTGTGAAGATCGCATGGAGAGCCATGAGCGTGGAGAGGATAAGAGTAGAGCTCGAGAAAACCACGTCCGTGCATGCAATGCGGGACTTTTTGTGGGGGCTAGATGAAAAAGTGTGTGTGCAAATCCTTACCTTCTGGTGGCATTGGTGGAACAACAAAAATAAACTCAGGGAGGGTGAGCTGGGTGTTCAGACCACGAAGTTGACACGGCGGGTTCTTTGTAATACTCAGGAATACCTGCAGCTGTTGTGCGGAAAACTGGCAAAACCAGCGCTCTGCAGATGGCAACCACCAGCACCGGATATGGTGAAGATCAATGTTGATGGCGCGTATACCCCGGGTGATACCTTTGTGTCCTGAGGGGTGGTCATCCGGGATTATGCTGGGGATGTGATGATAGCCCGAGCAGGCCGAAGAGAGCACGTCGCCAACCCTTTTGCTGCGGAGGTTGTGGCCATGGCCGAGGCTGTGGACATGGCGACCGAGGTGGGGGCTCTCCGTGTGATCTTTGAAACGAACTCATAGCTCCTGCATGAGGCACTGGACCTAACCAAAGTGGACTCCTCGCCGTTTGCGGCCATCATAGAGGATACGAAGCTTCAACTAAAGATGTGGTTCTCTAAACAGTCTATTTCCGTTTGTCGTTGTAGTGCAAACACTGTAGCACATGAACTAGTGAAAATCGGTCGATCGTGTATGCCGAATGATAGAGTCGGTTGGAACTCTGATGTACCGCCCGCTGTGGCTGTCTGTGTTTCGGACAATTTGCCCGTACATCGTTAAGTAAAGAATACACATGAACGAACATAGGAAGTCTCGATGCGTGGACCCTACCAATACACATGAACAAACACGGACGGGTGAAACGCAATCGCGCTACCGCGGCGTCATGCAGGCCCGGAGCGGGGTCTTTCATCACCTTGAAGAACCCATCCGGCTCGGTGAGGTCGACGCCACCCCCCGCCAGCGGCGCCCACTCGAACTCACGTACGAGCGCCGCGGCGAAGCTTTTGATGTACATCGTGGCGAGCCCTCCTCCTGGGCACGCCCTCCGCCCTGCGCCGAACGGCATCATCTTGATCTCCTTGGGCCCCGGCACCAGGCCCACGCCCTCCCCCTCGCCCCCAGCAAGGAAGCGCTCCGGACAGAACGCGTCGGGGTCCGTCCACGCATTCTTGTCCCTTCCGATCTCGCCCAGGTTGAAGTGCGCCCGCATCCCCTCTGCCGGCACGGCGCCGGGGCATCCCACGACTGCGGCGACCGCCTGATTGGGGACATCGCGCAGCGCGAACGGAATCGGCGGGTGGAGTCGAAGGCTCTCGAGCACGACGGCGCGCATGTACTTCATCTGCCGGACGCGTGCCTCGAACAGTGCGCCCTCCACGGCGTCCACCTCGCGACGGATGTTGTTCTGGACCTCTGGCTGGAGCACGATGTGGGCGAGGGTCCACTCCATGCTGGACACCACAGTCCCTGGCCCAGCACCGAGGAACTCCGAGACAAGGCTCACCAGCTCGTCGTCTGTGAGAGGGCGAAAGGTCTTCCCACAGGCTGTGTCGTCGTCGTCGACGGGGACGCGGACGTCGAGGAGCAGGTCTAGATATGTCGGCAGGCCACCGCTGAGCCCGAGATGACGGTTAGCGTTCCGTCGTGCGTTGATCAGAGGGAGAAAAAGCTCAGCCTGCCTGCCTCGGAAGGCAAGGAACCGGCGCCACTGTCTCCAGTGCAGCAACTTCGCCGTCTTGGAGCCGGCAAAGTCCTTGGTGCCATCAACGGCCAGCACAAAGGCCTTGAGCAGGCCACGCATGGCGCGAACGTGTCCGTCGTCCACGCCACCACCGAAGCACGTGCGAGCCACTAGCGGAAACACGGCCGCGTTGAGGATGTCTCGGACGACAAtatcaccaccgcaccggaggcGGAGGTCAGCAACGAGGGCATCCATGGCCTCGAGGCGCAGCGGGTCCATGTGTCCAAGACGTGACGGGTGGAGGACCGCGGCGTTGAGGGTGCACCGGAGAGCGCGCCAACGCGGGCCGTAGGGCACAGAGGTGAGGTTGTCACTATGACTGCGGCGGCGCCCGCTGACCAGGGCCACGGGGAATATGTTCAGCGGTCGATTGCAGAAGGCATAGGCGTGGTCGATGAGCGCCTGGCGGGCGATGGTAGGGTCGCGGATCTCGATGATCGGCTGTTGACCGTCGTGGACGGCCGAAGCCCAAGCACGACGTCGGAAGACGGCAACTGCGCTGATGCAGAACAGAAGAGGAAGTAGCAACATAGTTATTAGCTCGTATTCCATGGTATGTATCTGTATGTGCGTGCCTAGACCATGGATTTCAATTTCAGTTTCAACAAAATTTCAGCACCAACTGAAATCACTGAAATTCAGTGAAATTCAGTTATTTCAGTTTGCATTTCAGCCAAAAGGCCGaaatattcatttgaatttaattaaATATTTGAAATTTTctaaaaatattttaaaaaatatttgaTTTTCTGTGTACTACTGAATTTGCTGAAATATTTTGACCGAAACGTAATATTTTAGTGTCTACTGAAATTAATGAAATTCAGTGAATTTCAGTGAAATCTCACTGAAAGTGAAAACCATGGCCTAGACCCCTGGACAGTGATTGAGAGCTAGTAGTTGCTGGCTTTATATAGACAGCTAGCTAGATGTTGCCCACAGCAGCCGCCATGGTAGCATGCATATTTCATACTAGAATATGGTGGCATGCATATTTTATACCAGTCGCCATGAGAGCTGTTGATGAGTAGTATTTTTTCCGATAAAGGCAGCAAAAGATCACACTGATACAATTCTATGAGCTTACACCCGACCTTTGCATAGTTACGCTACACGTATAGCCATATaacaaaaagaaaacaaaagtgGGTACAATATATATGCCTCGCTACCAGAATATGGCGTTTTGCCGTGTGCCATGGACTTTGCCGAGACCTTCAAGCAGGCTCCCTGCAAAGTCTGTTGTATGCCGTGAGCCCGAGAGAACACACTCGAGGCTGCGCTCGGCAAACCTGGTAGCCGACCCTCGGCCAGAAAGGGCCATTGGCAAAGAGCACGACACGTGTACGTGGAAGCCACCTTTGATGGAAGGGAAATGAGGGTACCCTGTTTGCTGACTATTTGCAAACGTTTAAAAAAAATTCCCGCACCACTTTTTCCAGTGAATTTTCCAAACTATTTACAATGTTTGAGGAGAGTCATGTGGATGGCTCTCGGAAAACCTATTTTAATA encodes:
- the LOC125553294 gene encoding cytochrome P450 89A2-like, with protein sequence MEYELITMLLLPLLFCISAVAVFRRRAWASAVHDGQQPIIEIRDPTIARQALIDHAYAFCNRPLNIFPVALVSGRRRSHSDNLTSVPYGPRWRALRCTLNAAVLHPSRLGHMDPLRLEAMDALVADLRLRCGGDIVVRDILNAAVFPLVARTCFGGGVDDGHVRAMRGLLKAFVLAVDGTKDFAGSKTAKLLHWRQWRRFLAFRGRQAELFLPLINARRNANRHLGLSGGLPTYLDLLLDVRVPVDDDDTACGKTFRPLTDDELVSLVSEFLGAGPGTVVSSMEWTLAHIVLQPEVQNNIRREVDAVEGALFEARVRQMKYMRAVVLESLRLHPPIPFALRDVPNQAVAAVVGCPGAVPAEGMRAHFNLGEIGRDKNAWTDPDAFCPERFLAGGEGEGVGLVPGPKEIKMMPFGAGRRACPGGGLATMYIKSFAAALVREFEWAPLAGGGVDLTEPDGFFKIAGYPVAAPRYSTLVLLL